Proteins encoded within one genomic window of Ranitomeya variabilis isolate aRanVar5 chromosome 4, aRanVar5.hap1, whole genome shotgun sequence:
- the TMEM143 gene encoding transmembrane protein 143: MMHIAWGALRTGIGVRNSVTRTMGSLSAKMAEYRKMWKPSEPKDWTVQYQERYIPLSTNQLVEHLSEEFHTSNQMEKQAFLSFVKHLEVSLLQPYHSILQELQVLYDPINPDRDALLEPAGLSDLEKLSMEKEVLERLQPVLDQGNFNVLSEDALAYALIVHHPQDGVQVHVNLDKYEYIRYWALGQRLGPLALLMSPKPQDSWFSRSPRTPPERRYFKRVIVAARPKNSHMVLKCFKDIPLEGLEQLLPVVKVRTSSIDRTLINTMLLVSGGIVFVNVGMVVLTDLKIGTSVLLFLFAGFMTFRTWKMFAQRRKAHSLELAHMLYYRSTSNNSELLGALTLRAQEEHAKEVILAHSFMKQLDIPCDGDKIDPEITLKIKKEVESWLQSKAGFQITFSAERALENLKNLNRKEESTSSSKEHAVLMNN, encoded by the exons ATGATGCACATAGCCTGGGGGGCTCTCCGAACGGGGATTGGGGTGAGGAATTCAGTAACCCGTACAATGGGCTCACTATCTGCTAAAATGGCAGAATACAGAAAAATGTGGAAACCAAGTGAACCCAAGGACTGGACTGTACAGTATCAAGAGAGATATATCCCGCTGTCTACAAACCAGCTGGTGGAGCATTTATCCGAG GAGTTCCACACATCCAATCAGATGGAGAAGCAGGCCTTTCTTAGTTTTGTAAAACACCTGGAAGTCTCCCTTCTTCAGCCTTACCACTCCATCCTGCAGGAGCTTCAA GTCCTGTATGATCCTATTAACCCTGACCGTGATGCCCTGCTGGAACCTGCTGGCCTTTCTGACTTGGAGAAATTATCCATGGAGAAGGAAGTGCTGGAACGCTTACAACCTGTTTTGGATCAGGGAAATTTTAACGTCTTGTCAGAGGATGCCCTGGCATATGCTTTAATAGTGCACCACCCCCAGGATGGAGTGCAG gtGCATGTTAACCTCGACAAATATGAATACATCCGTTACTGGGCTCTTGGCCAGAGATTAGGACCACTTGCTTTGCTAATGAGCCCTAAGCCTCAAGATTCTTGGTTCTCCAGATCTCCTCGCACCCCACCAGAAAG GCGATACTTTAAGAGAGTCATAGTGGCAGCCCGGCCAAAAAATTCTCATATGGTCTTAAAGTGTTTTAAGGACATCCCTCTGGAGGGACTGGAACAGCTTCTCCCCGTAGTTAAGGTCCGGACGTCAAGTATTGACCGCACACTAATTAACACTATGCTGCTGGTGAGCGGAGGAATAGTGTTTGTCAATGTCGGGATGGTGGTCCTAACAGATCTGAAGATTGGAACTTCTGTCCTGCTCTTCCTATTTGCTGGGTTTATGACATTTCGAACTTGGAAG ATGTTTGCACAGAGAAGGAAAGCACATTCACTAGAACTGGCTCACATGCTGTATTACAGAAGCACATCCAATAATTCTGAGCTCCTCGGTGCCCTTACTCTACGAGCTCAGGAAGAACATGCAAAAGAGGTCATCTTGGCGCACAGCTTTATGAAACAACTTGACATACCATGCGATGGAGATAAGATAG ACCCTGAAATAACGCTAAAGATCAAAAAGGAAGTAGAATCGTGGCTGCAATCAAAAGCTGGATTCCAGATTACATTCTCCGCAGAACGAGCACTTGAGAATCTGAAGAATCTGAATAGAAAAGAAGAAAGCACAAGCTCTTCTAAAGAACATGCCGTACTGATGAACAACTGA